A DNA window from Paenarthrobacter aurescens TC1 contains the following coding sequences:
- a CDS encoding hypothetical protein (identified by Glimmer2; putative), whose translation MVLQRIGIARPPPVKTSLSRSKIRCIATIAMQIGSCLSSRASYHRELVIIESCALSSYRELSMIRAAHAWLARPNIETRIVKLEQSSSNIALF comes from the coding sequence TTGGTCTTGCAACGGATTGGTATTGCAAGACCTCCGCCAGTGAAAACATCCCTGTCCCGTAGCAAGATCCGGTGCATCGCAACCATTGCCATGCAGATCGGGAGCTGCCTATCATCGAGAGCTAGTTATCATCGAGAGCTGGTTATCATCGAGAGCTGCGCATTATCGAGTTATCGAGAGCTCTCCATGATCAGGGCTGCCCATGCCTGGCTCGCCAGGCCGAACATTGAAACTCGAATAGTCAAGCTCGAACAGTCAAGCTCGAACATTGCGCTCTTCTGA
- a CDS encoding hypothetical protein (identified by Glimmer2; putative) gives MHTASQALAIERQASAQPSLAERVSRPKTRAILGLMRLNFLSVNPSALLCMGHGSSDV, from the coding sequence ATGCATACTGCCTCCCAAGCTCTTGCCATTGAGCGGCAAGCGAGCGCTCAACCTTCCTTGGCCGAACGTGTTTCGAGGCCCAAAACTCGTGCCATACTTGGCCTCATGCGGTTGAATTTCCTATCCGTGAACCCTTCAGCACTGTTGTGCATGGGCCATGGCAGTTCTGACGTCTGA
- a CDS encoding putative Transcriptional regulator, TetR family (identified by match to protein family HMM PF00440), producing the protein MTKEPGTRALETRKRIIAAALELTLRQGESGITMTEIYKLANISRTSLYRHFSTVEEILTSIYLKIRSEFESGLQNAIEANPSAENRLDVVTDYLHHFFTSDLAQKLSAANTSYLKKLSLISFDARVDMYKKVLGPYFDIAEQQKGAPVDRDLVAYFITHYYASMALYGGYGRPEAINLLLKKLITGLSMV; encoded by the coding sequence ATGACCAAAGAACCAGGCACCAGAGCTCTTGAAACCCGGAAAAGAATCATTGCTGCGGCACTTGAACTCACCCTGCGACAGGGTGAAAGCGGCATCACCATGACCGAGATCTACAAGCTGGCAAACATTTCCAGAACTTCCCTGTACCGCCACTTCAGCACTGTCGAAGAAATCCTGACCAGCATCTATTTAAAGATCAGAAGCGAATTTGAATCGGGCCTGCAAAATGCCATAGAGGCAAACCCTTCGGCGGAAAACCGGCTGGATGTGGTGACAGATTACCTGCACCACTTCTTTACCAGTGACCTTGCCCAGAAGCTCAGCGCCGCCAATACCAGCTACCTGAAAAAATTGAGCCTTATCAGTTTCGATGCCCGGGTCGACATGTACAAAAAAGTTCTGGGGCCGTATTTCGACATTGCCGAACAGCAAAAAGGCGCGCCGGTGGACCGGGATCTGGTCGCCTATTTCATCACCCACTACTATGCATCCATGGCACTCTACGGGGGTTATGGTAGACCCGAGGCAATAAACCTTTTGCTCAAGAAACTCATCACCGGCCTCAGCATGGTGTGA
- a CDS encoding ISPps1, transposase (identified by match to protein family HMM PF04986) — MSATSKPKLYNPRHPERTLLYQTVAEHYETWLELASAGQFDGQGDHHTPKPFVRKAFAKYLECGIFAHGFARARCGDCGHDYFVAFSCKGRGVCPSCTTRRMVETAAHLNDHVFPRLPVRQWVLSVPKRLRYFMQRDGAVLSMVLRIFLRVIAQTLQTHSPGAAHMDKAGLHIGAIAFIHRFGSSLNEHVHFHVCVVDGVFEEVEGEGDADATPRISSPGVIFHAATGIDAATVAPVQTTLQKRILRAFVARGLLENCDAKDMLGYKHSGFSVDAGVCIEAHDRAALERLLRYCARPPFSMERLRKEGSKLVYRCAKQRSEPTSDKRGAKADELHLTPLELIDRIAALVPPPRTHRHRYFGVLAPNSPLRAAVTALAQPAASQPATVETAQPGAGVPGVAAPGNAATPTPEPEARPKRAAHYLWAVLIARIYEAFPLLCPMCGGQMRIIAFITHSAEIRHILNHIGVESAPPHITPARGPPLWEGCDAPVDDGAQGEPDWDLAAQPDEVDQRVNW; from the coding sequence AAGCCCTTCGTGCGCAAAGCGTTTGCCAAGTATCTTGAGTGCGGCATCTTTGCCCATGGCTTTGCCCGCGCTCGCTGCGGCGACTGTGGGCACGACTACTTTGTAGCCTTCTCCTGCAAAGGCCGGGGAGTCTGCCCCTCGTGCACCACCCGGCGCATGGTGGAGACAGCAGCGCACCTGAACGATCACGTATTCCCCCGCCTGCCGGTGCGCCAGTGGGTGCTCTCCGTGCCCAAGAGGTTGCGGTACTTCATGCAACGCGACGGAGCGGTGCTGAGCATGGTGCTGCGCATCTTTCTGCGGGTGATCGCACAAACTCTGCAGACCCACAGCCCCGGTGCGGCCCATATGGACAAGGCAGGCCTGCACATCGGTGCCATCGCCTTCATTCACCGATTCGGCTCCAGCCTCAATGAACACGTCCACTTCCACGTTTGTGTGGTGGACGGGGTGTTTGAGGAAGTGGAGGGCGAGGGCGATGCTGATGCGACCCCTCGAATCTCATCGCCGGGTGTCATCTTTCACGCGGCCACCGGCATCGATGCGGCTACCGTGGCCCCAGTGCAGACCACACTGCAAAAACGCATCCTGCGCGCCTTCGTTGCTCGGGGCCTGCTGGAGAACTGTGACGCCAAAGACATGCTGGGCTACAAACACAGCGGCTTCTCGGTGGACGCCGGTGTCTGCATCGAAGCCCACGACCGCGCTGCGCTGGAGCGGCTGCTGCGCTATTGCGCGCGTCCACCGTTTTCCATGGAGCGCCTACGCAAAGAGGGAAGCAAACTGGTGTACCGCTGTGCCAAACAGCGCAGCGAGCCCACCAGTGACAAGCGTGGTGCCAAGGCAGATGAGCTGCACCTCACACCGCTGGAACTGATCGACCGCATCGCCGCGCTGGTGCCACCGCCACGCACCCACCGGCACCGCTACTTTGGTGTGCTGGCACCAAACTCGCCGCTGAGAGCGGCGGTAACGGCGCTGGCCCAGCCTGCTGCGTCGCAACCAGCCACGGTGGAGACTGCACAACCTGGCGCGGGCGTACCTGGGGTGGCGGCGCCGGGCAACGCGGCCACACCCACACCCGAACCTGAAGCACGCCCGAAGCGAGCGGCGCATTACTTGTGGGCGGTGCTGATTGCCCGCATCTACGAGGCATTTCCGCTGCTGTGCCCCATGTGCGGTGGGCAGATGCGCATCATTGCCTTCATCACCCACAGCGCCGAAATCCGCCACATCCTGAACCACATCGGGGTGGAGTCTGCCCCCCCGCACATCACCCCGGCACGCGGGCCACCGCTGTGGGAGGGCTGCGACGCGCCGGTGGATGATGGTGCGCAAGGCGAGCCGGATTGGGATCTGGCAGCTCAACCCGACGAGGTAGACCAGCGCGTCAATTGGTGA
- a CDS encoding putative Xanthine/uracil permease family protein (identified by match to protein family HMM PF00860; match to protein family HMM PF00916): MQRLASDPLQQVRQSQSEQCAQTLVLAQIKAEQQPSVRNLQTIWTGFQNHPLLPLLPRLPLNKSADTAAPDCTPTPMPTPMERVDRFFELSSRGTTVQRELLAAVTTFATMSYILVVHPLIMSDAGMDRAQVLTITAVVAGVFSILMGLMANLPIAVAPGMGANGLVAYTLILGLGVPWQGALGLVFWSGVVFLVLTLTGIRRLLLDAFPDALRRALTAGIGLFIMFIGLKTAGIVVAAPAPSLVQIGVVTAPTVLLALSGIPIVMGLMARRVPGAIILTIILLTAIGFFIPTATGSLTPMPSAALAQPTGFGDLWLALDFGYLWSHLGIALPAMLSLVFMDLFSSLAAMNALCQRAGLVDDQGAMLKPTEALSADAMAAIGASLAGTSTAICFGESAAGIESGGRTGLVAIFVGLFFFLALYLNPLILIIPAEASAPALVFIGLLMFVEVARIDFSDVITGGAATLTLILMAVTSISDGMAIGLIVYAIAMVITGRARQVHPIAYGLAVVLGAYYVLLPPL, encoded by the coding sequence GTGCAACGTCTGGCGTCTGATCCTTTACAACAGGTCAGACAATCACAGTCTGAACAATGTGCACAAACCCTTGTCCTGGCACAGATCAAAGCGGAACAACAGCCGTCGGTACGCAATTTGCAGACCATTTGGACAGGTTTTCAAAACCATCCGCTGCTGCCACTGCTCCCGAGGCTGCCCTTGAACAAGTCTGCTGATACCGCCGCGCCCGACTGCACCCCTACCCCCATGCCTACCCCGATGGAGCGGGTGGACCGCTTTTTCGAACTGAGTTCCCGGGGCACTACCGTGCAGCGGGAGTTGCTGGCGGCGGTGACCACCTTTGCCACCATGTCCTACATCCTGGTGGTGCATCCACTGATCATGTCCGATGCCGGCATGGACAGAGCCCAGGTGCTCACCATCACCGCCGTGGTGGCGGGGGTTTTTTCCATTCTGATGGGGCTCATGGCCAATCTGCCCATCGCCGTGGCGCCCGGCATGGGCGCCAATGGACTGGTGGCCTACACCCTCATTCTGGGCCTTGGCGTGCCCTGGCAGGGCGCGCTGGGGCTGGTGTTCTGGAGCGGGGTGGTGTTTCTTGTCCTCACCCTCACCGGCATCCGGCGGCTGCTGCTCGATGCCTTCCCCGATGCCCTGCGCCGGGCGCTGACGGCGGGCATCGGTCTTTTCATCATGTTCATCGGCCTCAAAACGGCGGGCATTGTGGTGGCGGCCCCGGCCCCCTCCCTGGTGCAGATCGGCGTGGTCACGGCACCCACGGTGCTGCTGGCGCTGTCCGGCATCCCGATTGTCATGGGACTCATGGCCCGGCGGGTGCCCGGGGCGATCATTCTCACCATCATACTGCTCACCGCCATCGGCTTTTTTATCCCCACAGCCACAGGTTCCCTGACTCCGATGCCGAGCGCCGCCCTGGCCCAGCCGACAGGCTTTGGTGACCTGTGGCTGGCGCTCGATTTTGGCTATCTGTGGTCGCATCTCGGCATTGCCCTGCCAGCCATGCTGTCCCTGGTGTTCATGGACCTGTTCAGCTCCCTCGCGGCCATGAACGCCCTGTGCCAGCGGGCCGGTCTTGTCGATGACCAGGGCGCGATGCTGAAGCCGACCGAGGCCCTGTCGGCGGATGCCATGGCCGCCATCGGCGCCTCCCTGGCGGGCACCTCCACCGCCATCTGTTTCGGCGAATCCGCCGCCGGTATCGAAAGTGGCGGGCGCACCGGCCTTGTCGCCATTTTCGTGGGCCTGTTCTTTTTCCTGGCCCTGTATCTGAACCCGCTGATTCTTATCATTCCCGCCGAGGCCTCGGCCCCGGCACTGGTGTTCATTGGCCTCTTGATGTTCGTGGAAGTGGCGCGCATCGATTTTTCCGATGTCATCACCGGCGGCGCTGCCACCCTGACCCTGATCCTGATGGCGGTTACCTCCATCAGCGATGGCATGGCCATAGGGCTGATCGTCTACGCCATCGCCATGGTGATCACCGGCCGCGCCCGCCAGGTACACCCCATCGCCTACGGTCTTGCCGTGGTGCTCGGCGCCTACTACGTACTGCTGCCGCCGCTATGA